In Flavobacteriales bacterium, a single window of DNA contains:
- a CDS encoding T9SS type A sorting domain-containing protein — protein sequence MKKLFFILFTFAPFLLFSQHTAVCGYNLMVEHYQSVNPNYKKSIDRAFEEAKAWSENNAYSSNPDSILRLPVVVHVLYENDAENISDDVIKSQIEVLNEDFRRLNADTTNTRAQFDTLAGRANFEFFLATKDPQGNPTNGITRTPTTVSSFVDESALYDPYSNILHSMKSESTGGISGWPNNKYINIWVCDIRINGQVQLLGYATPPNNLPNWEGDPPTPANEDGVVIHYELFGRDAVVNMGMPVAFLGRVTTHEMGHYLGLRHVWGDGPCSDDDGIDDTPFSDSDGQNVCNHNKNTCVDSPFDFHDMVENYMDYSDPACQNIFTKGQMGLIHGVLANQRAELPETSANADTTVGLHSNEKYKFSVYPQPTKDLLHIELKDENSPSNLQLFDISGKLIWQKDLNSNTDIKINLSIKNYARGIYFLKFQSIQSHRIEKVILN from the coding sequence ATGAAAAAACTATTTTTTATCCTATTTACATTTGCCCCATTTTTACTGTTTTCTCAACATACTGCCGTTTGTGGATACAATTTAATGGTTGAGCATTACCAGAGTGTCAACCCAAACTATAAAAAGTCTATTGACAGAGCATTTGAAGAGGCAAAAGCATGGTCTGAAAATAATGCCTACTCATCTAACCCTGATTCTATACTACGTCTGCCTGTTGTTGTACATGTTTTATACGAAAACGATGCTGAAAATATTTCCGATGATGTGATTAAATCTCAAATAGAAGTATTGAATGAAGATTTTAGAAGATTGAATGCTGATACAACTAACACAAGAGCACAATTTGATACGCTTGCAGGACGTGCTAATTTTGAATTTTTCCTTGCAACAAAAGACCCTCAAGGAAACCCTACAAATGGTATAACTCGAACGCCAACAACTGTCTCGTCTTTTGTTGACGAGTCAGCTTTGTATGATCCATACTCTAATATTTTGCACTCTATGAAAAGTGAAAGTACAGGGGGTATTTCTGGATGGCCCAATAACAAATACATCAATATATGGGTTTGTGATATAAGAATCAACGGACAAGTACAATTATTAGGTTATGCCACACCACCCAATAACTTACCTAATTGGGAAGGAGATCCGCCAACACCTGCTAATGAAGATGGAGTAGTCATTCACTACGAATTGTTTGGTAGAGATGCCGTAGTTAATATGGGTATGCCAGTAGCCTTTTTAGGTAGAGTGACAACCCACGAAATGGGACACTATTTAGGTTTGAGACACGTTTGGGGTGATGGCCCATGTAGTGATGATGACGGTATTGATGACACACCTTTTTCTGATTCAGATGGTCAAAATGTGTGTAATCATAATAAAAATACTTGTGTAGATTCTCCTTTTGATTTTCATGATATGGTAGAAAACTACATGGATTATTCTGACCCCGCTTGTCAGAATATTTTTACAAAAGGACAAATGGGACTCATACATGGCGTACTAGCCAACCAAAGAGCTGAGCTGCCAGAAACGTCAGCAAATGCAGATACTACAGTTGGTTTACATAGCAATGAAAAATATAAATTTAGTGTTTATCCACAACCCACAAAGGATTTATTGCATATTGAATTAAAGGATGAAAATAGTCCATCGAATCTTCAATTATTTGATATTTCGGGTAAATTAATTTGGCAAAAAGATCTAAACTCTAATACCGATATCAAAATAAATCTTTCCATTAAGAATTATGCTCGTGGGATTTATTTCTTAAAATTTCAAAGCATTCAATCCCATCGTATCGAGAAAGTTATCCTAAACTAA
- the dprA gene encoding DNA-protecting protein DprA codes for MSQELIFQLALSLIKGVGPITAKKLIAYCGGPEAVFKEKIANLKKIPTIGNVLAKEIQNPNVLSRAEQEMKYIQGHGISILSYWDSDYPTQLKQCIDAPILLFSKGKIDWSNRRIISVVGTRKASAYGLSVCKDLIKELSVFSPIIVSGLAYGIDSCAHKEALKNNLQTIGVLAHGLERIYPQSNENLAKQMTRNGGLLTEFLNSSKLLRENFVRRNRIVAGLADATIVIESKIKGGAMITAKMANSYSRDVFAVPARVNDKYSLGCLELIKNNEAMIYTSIEDIVNNLSWQQLQTNTQTSLFDFTPNEKSIYDLIAENKELHIDNISQKSELSASELAEILMKLELEGVINARPGSIYCI; via the coding sequence ATGTCACAAGAGCTTATATTTCAATTAGCCCTTTCACTTATTAAAGGTGTAGGTCCTATTACTGCCAAAAAATTAATAGCCTATTGCGGTGGTCCTGAAGCCGTCTTTAAAGAGAAAATCGCCAACCTCAAAAAAATACCAACTATTGGTAATGTATTAGCCAAAGAGATACAAAATCCAAACGTATTGAGTAGAGCCGAACAAGAGATGAAATATATTCAAGGGCATGGAATTTCCATTTTGTCTTATTGGGATTCAGACTACCCTACACAACTTAAGCAATGTATTGACGCACCCATATTATTGTTTTCTAAGGGTAAAATAGACTGGAGCAATAGACGCATAATTAGTGTTGTGGGAACTCGTAAGGCAAGTGCATACGGGCTTTCAGTATGTAAAGATTTAATTAAAGAACTGAGTGTATTTTCTCCTATAATAGTTAGTGGATTAGCTTACGGTATTGATAGTTGTGCACATAAAGAGGCGTTAAAAAATAATTTACAAACCATAGGGGTTTTAGCTCACGGTTTAGAACGCATCTACCCCCAGTCAAACGAAAATTTAGCCAAACAAATGACACGAAATGGAGGCTTGTTGACAGAGTTTTTAAATTCTTCAAAACTACTTAGGGAAAACTTTGTGAGAAGAAATAGAATAGTAGCAGGGCTTGCCGATGCCACAATTGTGATAGAAAGTAAAATAAAAGGAGGAGCAATGATAACTGCTAAAATGGCTAATTCATATAGTAGAGATGTATTTGCGGTACCAGCTAGAGTTAACGATAAATATTCTTTGGGTTGTTTAGAATTGATAAAAAACAATGAAGCTATGATTTATACGAGTATTGAGGACATCGTCAATAATTTGTCGTGGCAACAGCTTCAAACTAACACTCAAACTAGCCTATTTGACTTTACCCCAAATGAAAAGTCTATTTATGATTTAATAGCTGAAAATAAAGAGTTACACATTGATAATATCAGTCAAAAATCGGAGCTATCAGCAAGTGAGCTGGCAGAAATATTAATGAAATTAGAGCTAGAGGGCGTTATAAACGCTCGACCCGGAAGCATATATTGTATTTAA